In the Rhinoderma darwinii isolate aRhiDar2 chromosome 13, aRhiDar2.hap1, whole genome shotgun sequence genome, one interval contains:
- the ACOX1 gene encoding peroxisomal acyl-coenzyme A oxidase 1 isoform X3, with the protein MVQKMRQHGISDPEEIYWFKSFVHRGRPEPLDLHLGMFLPTLLSQATPEQQDRFFMPAWNLEIIGTYAQTEMGHGTHLRGLETTATYDPSTQEFILNSPTVSSIKWWPGGLGKTSNHAVVLAQLYTQGEHKGLQAFIVPIRQMGTHEPLLGVTVGDIGPKFGFHETDNGFLKFDKVRIPRENMLMKYAQVEPDGTYVKPLSDKLTYGTMVFIRSMIVGDSARSLSRACTIAVRYSAVRHQSEIRPGEPEPQILDFQTQQYKLFPLLATAYAFQFVGSYMSQTYHRITGDIQQGNLSELPELHAISAGLKAFTTWVASSGIEEFRMACGGHGYSCSSGIPDIYVTFTPACTYEGENTVMMLQTARFLFKSYTAALSGERLGGMVSYLNDVSLHRVQAQPLAGRSLVTDINDLDSLVEAYKQRAAWLVVAASKNVQSDLKRGKRKEDAWNKNSVDLVRATDAHCHFVVVKLFVDKLSEVVDVAAHRILSSLCLLYTLHGISRNTGDFLQASLLTTSQLEQVQQRIKDLLAVIRPNAVALVDAFDYTDTQLGSVLGRYDGNVYENMFEWAKKSPLNKTQVHESFYKYLKPLQSKL; encoded by the exons ATGGTCCAGAAGATGCGACAACATGGAATATCGGACCCTGAGGAAATCTACTGGTTCAAGAG CTTTGTACACCGGGGCCGTCCTGAGCCCCTTGATTTGCACTTAGGCATGTTCTTGCCCACCCTACTGAGCCAGGCTACTCCCGAGCAGCAGGACCGTTTCTTCATGCCTGCCTGGAACCTGGAGATCATTGGAACATATGCCCAGACTGAAATGGGACATG GGACACATTTGAGAGGACTGGAGACAACTGCCACCTATGACCCATCTACGCAGGAGTTCATTCTGAACAGCCCCACTGTGTCTTCTATCAAGTGGTGGCCTGGAGGGT tggggaagacctCAAATCATGCTGTGGTGCTGGCACAACTCTACACCCAAGGGGAACACAAGGGGCTACAAGCCTTTATTGTTCCTATTCGTCAGATGGGTACACATGAGCCTTTGCTAG GTGTGACTGTTGGAGATATCGGGCCCAAGTTTGGATTTCATGAAACCGACAATGGATTCTTGAAATTCGACAAAGTCCGCATTCCACGTGAAAACATGCTGATGAAATATGCACAG GTGGAACCAGATGGAACCTACGTAAAGCCACTTAGTGATAAGCTGACCTATGGTACCATGGTGTTTATCCGCTCCATGATTGTGGGAGACTCTGCACGCAGCCTCTCTAGGGCGTGCACTATTGCTGTGCGCTACAGTGCTGTACGACATCAATCTGAGATCAGACCTGG GGAGCCTGAGCCACAGATCCTGGACTTCCAGACCCAGCAATACAAGTTGTTCCCACTACTAGCCACAGCATATGCATTCCAGTTTGTGGGGTCTTACATGAGCCAAACCTATCATAGAATAACAGGTGACATCCAGCAAGGGAACCTGAGTGAACTTCCAGAG CTCCATGCAATCTCTGCAGGATTGAAAGCCTTTACTACATGGGTTGCAAGCAGTGGCATAGAAGAATTCAGAATGGCATGTGGAGGGCATGGATACTCTTGCAGCAGTGGAATCCCTGACATCTACGTGACATTTACTCCAGCATGTACCTATGAGGGGGAGAATACAGTGATGATGCTGCAGACAGCCAG GTTCCTTTTCAAAAGTTATACTGCAGCCTTATCTGGAGAACGCCTTGGAGGAATGGTCTCCTACCTTAATGATGTGTCCTTACACCGTGTGCAGGCTCAGCCCCTGGCTGGGCGGTCTTTGGTGACAGATATTAACGACCTGGACAGTCTAGTAGAAGCCTATAAACAACGGGCAGCTTG GCTAGTCGTGGctgcctccaaaaatgtccagtCTGATCTGAAACGTGGAAAGCGTAAAGAAGATGCGTGGAACAAGAACTCTGTGGATCTGGTCCGGGCCACCGAT GCACACTGTCATTTTGTGGTAGTCAAGCTTTTTGTGGACAAGCTGTCTGAGGTGGTGGATGTGGCCGCTCATCGTATCTTGAGCTCACTCTGTCTCCTCTACACTCTGCATGGAATCAGCAGGAATACTGGAGACTTTCTGCAG GCTAGCCTCCTGACAACTTCCCAGTTGGAGCAGGTACAGCAGCGGATTAAGGATTTGTTGGCAGTAATCCGGCCTAATGCAGTAGCTCTAGTGGATGCATTTGATTATACGGACACTCAGCTGGGCTCTGTACTCGGGAGGTACGATGGGAACGTGTACGAAAATATGTTTGAATGGGCAAAGAAATCACCCCTGAATAAGACACAG gttcatgAATCCTTCTACAAATATCTGAAACCTCTTCAGTCCAAGCTGTGA
- the ACOX1 gene encoding peroxisomal acyl-coenzyme A oxidase 1 isoform X4, whose product MNPDLSRERATASFNPVTITHILDGTPERTRRRREIESLVISDPAFQHEDPNFLSRSERYEVAIKKSAQMVQKMRQHGISDPEEIYWFKRTCLGSQTDPLGLHYSMFLPTLLSQATPEQQDRFFMPAWNLEIIGTYAQTEMGHGTHLRGLETTATYDPSTQEFILNSPTVSSIKWWPGGLGKTSNHAVVLAQLYTQGEHKGLQAFIVPIRQMGTHEPLLGVTVGDIGPKFGFHETDNGFLKFDKVRIPRENMLMKYAQVEPDGTYVKPLSDKLTYGTMVFIRSMIVGDSARSLSRACTIAVRYSAVRHQSEIRPGEPEPQILDFQTQQYKLFPLLATAYAFQFVGSYMSQTYHRITGDIQQGNLSELPELHAISAGLKAFTTWVASSGIEEFRMACGGHGYSCSSGIPDIYVTFTPACTYEGENTVMMLQTARFLFKSYTAALSGERLGGMVSYLNDVSLHRVQAQPLAGRSLVTDINDLDSLVEAYKQRAAWLVVAASKNVQSDLKRGKRKEDAWNKNSVDLVRATDAHCHFVVVKLFVDKLSEVVDVAAHRILSSLCLLYTLHGISRNTGDFLQASLLTTSQLEQVQQRIKDLLAVIRPNAVALVDAFDYTDTQLGSVLGRYDGNVYENMFEWAKKSPLNKTQVHESFYKYLKPLQSKL is encoded by the exons ATGAATCCTGATCTGAGCAGGGAGAGGGCAACCGCCTCCTTCAACCCGGTGACCATCACTCATATCTTAGATGGGACCCCAGAGAGGACCCGCAGGAGGAGAGAAATTG AAAGCCTAGTGATCAGTGACCCAGCCTTCCAGCATGAAGACCCAAACTTCTTGTCCCGCAGTGAGCGCTATGAGGTGGCCATCAAGAAAAGTGCGCAAATGGTCCAGAAGATGCGACAACATGGAATATCGGACCCTGAGGAAATCTACTGGTTCAAGAG AACATGTCTGGGCTCTCAGACGGATCCCTTGGGCTTACATTACA GCATGTTCTTGCCCACCCTACTGAGCCAGGCTACTCCCGAGCAGCAGGACCGTTTCTTCATGCCTGCCTGGAACCTGGAGATCATTGGAACATATGCCCAGACTGAAATGGGACATG GGACACATTTGAGAGGACTGGAGACAACTGCCACCTATGACCCATCTACGCAGGAGTTCATTCTGAACAGCCCCACTGTGTCTTCTATCAAGTGGTGGCCTGGAGGGT tggggaagacctCAAATCATGCTGTGGTGCTGGCACAACTCTACACCCAAGGGGAACACAAGGGGCTACAAGCCTTTATTGTTCCTATTCGTCAGATGGGTACACATGAGCCTTTGCTAG GTGTGACTGTTGGAGATATCGGGCCCAAGTTTGGATTTCATGAAACCGACAATGGATTCTTGAAATTCGACAAAGTCCGCATTCCACGTGAAAACATGCTGATGAAATATGCACAG GTGGAACCAGATGGAACCTACGTAAAGCCACTTAGTGATAAGCTGACCTATGGTACCATGGTGTTTATCCGCTCCATGATTGTGGGAGACTCTGCACGCAGCCTCTCTAGGGCGTGCACTATTGCTGTGCGCTACAGTGCTGTACGACATCAATCTGAGATCAGACCTGG GGAGCCTGAGCCACAGATCCTGGACTTCCAGACCCAGCAATACAAGTTGTTCCCACTACTAGCCACAGCATATGCATTCCAGTTTGTGGGGTCTTACATGAGCCAAACCTATCATAGAATAACAGGTGACATCCAGCAAGGGAACCTGAGTGAACTTCCAGAG CTCCATGCAATCTCTGCAGGATTGAAAGCCTTTACTACATGGGTTGCAAGCAGTGGCATAGAAGAATTCAGAATGGCATGTGGAGGGCATGGATACTCTTGCAGCAGTGGAATCCCTGACATCTACGTGACATTTACTCCAGCATGTACCTATGAGGGGGAGAATACAGTGATGATGCTGCAGACAGCCAG GTTCCTTTTCAAAAGTTATACTGCAGCCTTATCTGGAGAACGCCTTGGAGGAATGGTCTCCTACCTTAATGATGTGTCCTTACACCGTGTGCAGGCTCAGCCCCTGGCTGGGCGGTCTTTGGTGACAGATATTAACGACCTGGACAGTCTAGTAGAAGCCTATAAACAACGGGCAGCTTG GCTAGTCGTGGctgcctccaaaaatgtccagtCTGATCTGAAACGTGGAAAGCGTAAAGAAGATGCGTGGAACAAGAACTCTGTGGATCTGGTCCGGGCCACCGAT GCACACTGTCATTTTGTGGTAGTCAAGCTTTTTGTGGACAAGCTGTCTGAGGTGGTGGATGTGGCCGCTCATCGTATCTTGAGCTCACTCTGTCTCCTCTACACTCTGCATGGAATCAGCAGGAATACTGGAGACTTTCTGCAG GCTAGCCTCCTGACAACTTCCCAGTTGGAGCAGGTACAGCAGCGGATTAAGGATTTGTTGGCAGTAATCCGGCCTAATGCAGTAGCTCTAGTGGATGCATTTGATTATACGGACACTCAGCTGGGCTCTGTACTCGGGAGGTACGATGGGAACGTGTACGAAAATATGTTTGAATGGGCAAAGAAATCACCCCTGAATAAGACACAG gttcatgAATCCTTCTACAAATATCTGAAACCTCTTCAGTCCAAGCTGTGA
- the ACOX1 gene encoding peroxisomal acyl-coenzyme A oxidase 1 isoform X2 gives MNPDLSRERATASFNPVTITHILDGTPERTRRRREIESLVISDPAFQHEDPNFLSRSERYEVAIKKSAQMVQKMRQHGISDPEEIYWFKRTCLGSQTDPLGLHYSMFTNMLASQCSESQLKKWLPLASRLQAIGTYAQTELGHGTHLRGLETTATYDPSTQEFILNSPTVSSIKWWPGGLGKTSNHAVVLAQLYTQGEHKGLQAFIVPIRQMGTHEPLLGVTVGDIGPKFGFHETDNGFLKFDKVRIPRENMLMKYAQVEPDGTYVKPLSDKLTYGTMVFIRSMIVGDSARSLSRACTIAVRYSAVRHQSEIRPGEPEPQILDFQTQQYKLFPLLATAYAFQFVGSYMSQTYHRITGDIQQGNLSELPELHAISAGLKAFTTWVASSGIEEFRMACGGHGYSCSSGIPDIYVTFTPACTYEGENTVMMLQTARFLFKSYTAALSGERLGGMVSYLNDVSLHRVQAQPLAGRSLVTDINDLDSLVEAYKQRAAWLVVAASKNVQSDLKRGKRKEDAWNKNSVDLVRATDAHCHFVVVKLFVDKLSEVVDVAAHRILSSLCLLYTLHGISRNTGDFLQASLLTTSQLEQVQQRIKDLLAVIRPNAVALVDAFDYTDTQLGSVLGRYDGNVYENMFEWAKKSPLNKTQVHESFYKYLKPLQSKL, from the exons ATGAATCCTGATCTGAGCAGGGAGAGGGCAACCGCCTCCTTCAACCCGGTGACCATCACTCATATCTTAGATGGGACCCCAGAGAGGACCCGCAGGAGGAGAGAAATTG AAAGCCTAGTGATCAGTGACCCAGCCTTCCAGCATGAAGACCCAAACTTCTTGTCCCGCAGTGAGCGCTATGAGGTGGCCATCAAGAAAAGTGCGCAAATGGTCCAGAAGATGCGACAACATGGAATATCGGACCCTGAGGAAATCTACTGGTTCAAGAG AACATGTCTGGGCTCTCAGACGGATCCCTTGGGCTTACATTACAGCATGTTTACCAACATGCTGGCAAGTCAGTGCAGTGAATCACAGCTCAAGAAGTGGCTGCCTCTTGCCAGCAGACTACAAGCCATTGGCACCTATGCACAGACCGAGCTGGGGCATG GGACACATTTGAGAGGACTGGAGACAACTGCCACCTATGACCCATCTACGCAGGAGTTCATTCTGAACAGCCCCACTGTGTCTTCTATCAAGTGGTGGCCTGGAGGGT tggggaagacctCAAATCATGCTGTGGTGCTGGCACAACTCTACACCCAAGGGGAACACAAGGGGCTACAAGCCTTTATTGTTCCTATTCGTCAGATGGGTACACATGAGCCTTTGCTAG GTGTGACTGTTGGAGATATCGGGCCCAAGTTTGGATTTCATGAAACCGACAATGGATTCTTGAAATTCGACAAAGTCCGCATTCCACGTGAAAACATGCTGATGAAATATGCACAG GTGGAACCAGATGGAACCTACGTAAAGCCACTTAGTGATAAGCTGACCTATGGTACCATGGTGTTTATCCGCTCCATGATTGTGGGAGACTCTGCACGCAGCCTCTCTAGGGCGTGCACTATTGCTGTGCGCTACAGTGCTGTACGACATCAATCTGAGATCAGACCTGG GGAGCCTGAGCCACAGATCCTGGACTTCCAGACCCAGCAATACAAGTTGTTCCCACTACTAGCCACAGCATATGCATTCCAGTTTGTGGGGTCTTACATGAGCCAAACCTATCATAGAATAACAGGTGACATCCAGCAAGGGAACCTGAGTGAACTTCCAGAG CTCCATGCAATCTCTGCAGGATTGAAAGCCTTTACTACATGGGTTGCAAGCAGTGGCATAGAAGAATTCAGAATGGCATGTGGAGGGCATGGATACTCTTGCAGCAGTGGAATCCCTGACATCTACGTGACATTTACTCCAGCATGTACCTATGAGGGGGAGAATACAGTGATGATGCTGCAGACAGCCAG GTTCCTTTTCAAAAGTTATACTGCAGCCTTATCTGGAGAACGCCTTGGAGGAATGGTCTCCTACCTTAATGATGTGTCCTTACACCGTGTGCAGGCTCAGCCCCTGGCTGGGCGGTCTTTGGTGACAGATATTAACGACCTGGACAGTCTAGTAGAAGCCTATAAACAACGGGCAGCTTG GCTAGTCGTGGctgcctccaaaaatgtccagtCTGATCTGAAACGTGGAAAGCGTAAAGAAGATGCGTGGAACAAGAACTCTGTGGATCTGGTCCGGGCCACCGAT GCACACTGTCATTTTGTGGTAGTCAAGCTTTTTGTGGACAAGCTGTCTGAGGTGGTGGATGTGGCCGCTCATCGTATCTTGAGCTCACTCTGTCTCCTCTACACTCTGCATGGAATCAGCAGGAATACTGGAGACTTTCTGCAG GCTAGCCTCCTGACAACTTCCCAGTTGGAGCAGGTACAGCAGCGGATTAAGGATTTGTTGGCAGTAATCCGGCCTAATGCAGTAGCTCTAGTGGATGCATTTGATTATACGGACACTCAGCTGGGCTCTGTACTCGGGAGGTACGATGGGAACGTGTACGAAAATATGTTTGAATGGGCAAAGAAATCACCCCTGAATAAGACACAG gttcatgAATCCTTCTACAAATATCTGAAACCTCTTCAGTCCAAGCTGTGA
- the ACOX1 gene encoding peroxisomal acyl-coenzyme A oxidase 1 isoform X1, with protein sequence MNPDLSRERATASFNPVTITHILDGTPERTRRRREIESLVISDPAFQHEDPNFLSRSERYEVAIKKSAQMVQKMRQHGISDPEEIYWFKSFVHRGRPEPLDLHLGMFLPTLLSQATPEQQDRFFMPAWNLEIIGTYAQTEMGHGTHLRGLETTATYDPSTQEFILNSPTVSSIKWWPGGLGKTSNHAVVLAQLYTQGEHKGLQAFIVPIRQMGTHEPLLGVTVGDIGPKFGFHETDNGFLKFDKVRIPRENMLMKYAQVEPDGTYVKPLSDKLTYGTMVFIRSMIVGDSARSLSRACTIAVRYSAVRHQSEIRPGEPEPQILDFQTQQYKLFPLLATAYAFQFVGSYMSQTYHRITGDIQQGNLSELPELHAISAGLKAFTTWVASSGIEEFRMACGGHGYSCSSGIPDIYVTFTPACTYEGENTVMMLQTARFLFKSYTAALSGERLGGMVSYLNDVSLHRVQAQPLAGRSLVTDINDLDSLVEAYKQRAAWLVVAASKNVQSDLKRGKRKEDAWNKNSVDLVRATDAHCHFVVVKLFVDKLSEVVDVAAHRILSSLCLLYTLHGISRNTGDFLQASLLTTSQLEQVQQRIKDLLAVIRPNAVALVDAFDYTDTQLGSVLGRYDGNVYENMFEWAKKSPLNKTQVHESFYKYLKPLQSKL encoded by the exons ATGAATCCTGATCTGAGCAGGGAGAGGGCAACCGCCTCCTTCAACCCGGTGACCATCACTCATATCTTAGATGGGACCCCAGAGAGGACCCGCAGGAGGAGAGAAATTG AAAGCCTAGTGATCAGTGACCCAGCCTTCCAGCATGAAGACCCAAACTTCTTGTCCCGCAGTGAGCGCTATGAGGTGGCCATCAAGAAAAGTGCGCAAATGGTCCAGAAGATGCGACAACATGGAATATCGGACCCTGAGGAAATCTACTGGTTCAAGAG CTTTGTACACCGGGGCCGTCCTGAGCCCCTTGATTTGCACTTAGGCATGTTCTTGCCCACCCTACTGAGCCAGGCTACTCCCGAGCAGCAGGACCGTTTCTTCATGCCTGCCTGGAACCTGGAGATCATTGGAACATATGCCCAGACTGAAATGGGACATG GGACACATTTGAGAGGACTGGAGACAACTGCCACCTATGACCCATCTACGCAGGAGTTCATTCTGAACAGCCCCACTGTGTCTTCTATCAAGTGGTGGCCTGGAGGGT tggggaagacctCAAATCATGCTGTGGTGCTGGCACAACTCTACACCCAAGGGGAACACAAGGGGCTACAAGCCTTTATTGTTCCTATTCGTCAGATGGGTACACATGAGCCTTTGCTAG GTGTGACTGTTGGAGATATCGGGCCCAAGTTTGGATTTCATGAAACCGACAATGGATTCTTGAAATTCGACAAAGTCCGCATTCCACGTGAAAACATGCTGATGAAATATGCACAG GTGGAACCAGATGGAACCTACGTAAAGCCACTTAGTGATAAGCTGACCTATGGTACCATGGTGTTTATCCGCTCCATGATTGTGGGAGACTCTGCACGCAGCCTCTCTAGGGCGTGCACTATTGCTGTGCGCTACAGTGCTGTACGACATCAATCTGAGATCAGACCTGG GGAGCCTGAGCCACAGATCCTGGACTTCCAGACCCAGCAATACAAGTTGTTCCCACTACTAGCCACAGCATATGCATTCCAGTTTGTGGGGTCTTACATGAGCCAAACCTATCATAGAATAACAGGTGACATCCAGCAAGGGAACCTGAGTGAACTTCCAGAG CTCCATGCAATCTCTGCAGGATTGAAAGCCTTTACTACATGGGTTGCAAGCAGTGGCATAGAAGAATTCAGAATGGCATGTGGAGGGCATGGATACTCTTGCAGCAGTGGAATCCCTGACATCTACGTGACATTTACTCCAGCATGTACCTATGAGGGGGAGAATACAGTGATGATGCTGCAGACAGCCAG GTTCCTTTTCAAAAGTTATACTGCAGCCTTATCTGGAGAACGCCTTGGAGGAATGGTCTCCTACCTTAATGATGTGTCCTTACACCGTGTGCAGGCTCAGCCCCTGGCTGGGCGGTCTTTGGTGACAGATATTAACGACCTGGACAGTCTAGTAGAAGCCTATAAACAACGGGCAGCTTG GCTAGTCGTGGctgcctccaaaaatgtccagtCTGATCTGAAACGTGGAAAGCGTAAAGAAGATGCGTGGAACAAGAACTCTGTGGATCTGGTCCGGGCCACCGAT GCACACTGTCATTTTGTGGTAGTCAAGCTTTTTGTGGACAAGCTGTCTGAGGTGGTGGATGTGGCCGCTCATCGTATCTTGAGCTCACTCTGTCTCCTCTACACTCTGCATGGAATCAGCAGGAATACTGGAGACTTTCTGCAG GCTAGCCTCCTGACAACTTCCCAGTTGGAGCAGGTACAGCAGCGGATTAAGGATTTGTTGGCAGTAATCCGGCCTAATGCAGTAGCTCTAGTGGATGCATTTGATTATACGGACACTCAGCTGGGCTCTGTACTCGGGAGGTACGATGGGAACGTGTACGAAAATATGTTTGAATGGGCAAAGAAATCACCCCTGAATAAGACACAG gttcatgAATCCTTCTACAAATATCTGAAACCTCTTCAGTCCAAGCTGTGA